The Thermotoga caldifontis AZM44c09 genomic interval ACTCATTCTCGTGATAAAGCACTACGAAAGCATCCAGGTGATTCTCGATCAGATCGTCTCGAAGCTCTCACAGATGAGAGGGTTCTTCGCGGCGGGCGATAAGATCATGCTCATGATAGAAAAGCACGAAATGCACTCGCACGACATCCCGAGGATCGTCTCACTTTTGAGACAGCACGGTATAGACGTCGCCCAGATATTGATAGGAGACTCCTTCCAGAACGATCTCAGTTCCTTGAGCAGAATGAAGTTGCTCGAAGAAAGAGAGACCAAATCTGGAACAAAAGTCGTGAAGAAACACGTGAGATCAGGTCAGGCGGTTGTCCATTCGGGCGACATCGTGGTGATAGGTAACGTGCACGCGGGTGCCGAACTGCTCGCGGGTGGGTCCATCGTCGTCTTTGGGAACGTCAAGGGAACTCT includes:
- the minC gene encoding septum site-determining protein MinC, encoding MVDFKMTKDGLILVIKHYESIQVILDQIVSKLSQMRGFFAAGDKIMLMIEKHEMHSHDIPRIVSLLRQHGIDVAQILIGDSFQNDLSSLSRMKLLEERETKSGTKVVKKHVRSGQAVVHSGDIVVIGNVHAGAELLAGGSIVVFGNVKGTLRAGLNEGEGAVIAALSMQPTLLQIAGYTLREVSSYEEPVVVHVKNGKIVVEKAKDIKF